One Myxocyprinus asiaticus isolate MX2 ecotype Aquarium Trade chromosome 20, UBuf_Myxa_2, whole genome shotgun sequence genomic region harbors:
- the LOC127411446 gene encoding NHS-like protein 1 isoform X3: MFCLRAVSSLDEESKWSVHYTAHWHQQENVFLPETRPACVEDLHRQAKVNLKTVLRECDKLRKDGFRSSQYYSQSPAFSSTSLCESVHLDEEKTEKKKKDSELATEEEKLVYSMPPQTPLLEHASDMNIQSSWTDCVPLPTPEEKMRLQAQSVATAIIPINITGENFDRQASFRRSAGNTDTIIRRPKRVQRRKTITGVPDNIQTELANKGQADSRIHSMCVADQYSTLSRVGSVNSTLRCSDTRDSSCQTEEVKIVPPSVRRIRAQRGHGIAAQMANISLSSTSSISTMSDCNGISYTQLDISDQRFHSLPQQCSHISHQNCELKYSSSPYRINSGSTSSLPYQLDTHHGSSASLHMLSDKRNNALNSNTTGDFRSFQNEQLVKNPNCQGSNQNSPALFILSGALQNSAEFNSILSEHNRIEDNHMQLPPSSAQLFSSADALSAVSSCYESTASLCSGIRTETDSQCSTLDGRNCSSPNSLRRDSNFSESSTKSCSTLTTDQWTYEASPKGGPISNSSCSSLDSHIYNSHDHSPSKTDASSLCSVDNEGYYTSMRMDSGLKSYSHGCINKAGNVRHSLYECKGHHSHSNHESLHSNCSLTRSISLRKAKKPPLPPARTDSLRRKPQRKPHHSGKVLSEQLISSLQQSLELNLKTHSASFSGQAPCNGFEDPWVLRPRSQSTVSAASSGMSAPAAVCPVTPTHSDSSSQCSDYAKSWDFYMDYSGTWSEQGLSSQNTRSGSADENPGVMNNGSYNNRFPLAYCNGSGIKSNLVSSPDKVHHLTSPSSGYNTPAGTPVTSLIRAKSPAGRPKPKVPERKSSLRSSVSSSSTSLSSNTSDSIKNIPPPPLPDITTSQCVTPSFPSSSLTAAIIDPTPPLYPLPEVSSASEERQNSHSHEECETLLSDSLDFPPPPSKVYKSLSLLHPKPSSCILLPLPPPPPPLPEMSLQTTAILKTESSSKPTEAEEIEKGLNLNRTGESEPKLQRPKITAQALQMVQLRPVKLKQIENIFTTVSVQHFEDQAQNGSQTCSRKSRENETTEQTVTANCVSQPENGVNTSKSSVQNLPQASSCYLPPGQDECINDTETEQNVPVLVHLSDSVSTHPVLTFQEIPQCTDSSSASQGTHLKQKPPISHKKPYLSLIIPPIMHLPVSNRLKLQQSNETAVTPEPRPVNGSSLTETVNFQEIPLGLEVEEESDSDTSTVIKSRMSISSELSSSSLQDLQLSDLVLHENDLGLSDKDFGLSDDKSPSDDGLSSSTGSISFKEEENEENVAEFDSSTERSSGIDTNGEAVEEMVTPVRPRTTGDLFAAIHRSKRKVLGRGDSDEHCRSLLPSPPVTPTGSCPSLPSLPRQAGSIQRNLRRSSTSNDSFKALLLKKGSRSESSFRMSAAEILKCTDPRFQRANSEPAHPDGLCTSPRSRRAHEEWARIEGALPRLSTGLTSLKYGRSRTPPSAASSRYNSRSRIPSGPMTAICEREGEMAESTDCCINVESPFTLSTSSSGIVCAQGST, encoded by the exons CTGTGTCCAGTCTAGATGAGGAGAGTAAGTGGTCGGTGCACTACACAGCCCACTGGCACCAACAGGAGAATGTCTTCCTGCCAGAAACCAGACCAGCCTGCGTGGAGGACCTTCATCGACAGGCCAAAGTCAACCTGAAAACAGTCCTCAGAG AGTGCGACAAGCTCAGGAAAGATGGCTTCCGCAGTTCCCAGTACTACTCCCAAAGCCCTGCCTTCTCTTCAACCAGCCTTTGTGAAAGTGTTCATCTGGATGAGGAGAAAACAGAGAAGAAAAAGAAG GATTCAGAGTTGGCTACTGAAGAGGAGAAGCTTGTATACTCAATGCCGCCTCAGACACCTCTCCTGGAACATGCCTCTGACATGAACATCCAGAGCAGCTGGACCGACTGTGTACCCTTGCCCACTCCTGAAGAGAAGATGAGACTACAGGCTCAGTCAGTGGCTACTGCTATCATACCCATCAACATTACAG GTGAGAACTTCGACCGCCAGGCTAGCTTCCGCCGCTCCGCGGGAAACACTGACACCATCATACGAAGACCCAAGAGGGTGCAAAGAAGAAAGACAATAACAGGAGTTCCTGACAACATTCAGACAGAACTAG CAAATAAAGGACAAGCGGACTCCAGAATTCACTCCATGTGTGTGGCAGATCAGTATTCTACCCTCAGTCGAGTGGGAAGTGTAAACTCCACCCTTAGATGCTCAGACACCCGTGACTCCAGTTGCCAAACAGAGGAGGTAAAGATTGTTCCTCCCTCAGTTCGCAGGATCAGAGCACAGAGAGGCCATGGAATTGCTGCCCAAATGGCTAATATATCCCTCTCCTCCACCAGCAGCATTTCCACCATGAGTGACTGTAATGGTATCAGCTACACTCAACTTGATATTAGTGATCAGAGATTTCACAGTTTGCCACAACAATGTTCTCACATCTCACATCAAAACTGTGAACTGAAGTACAGCAGCTCCCCCTACAGGATAAATTCCGGCTCTACAAGCTCCTTACCCTACCAGCTTGACACGCATCATGGCTCCTCAGCATCACTCCATATGCTGTCTGATAAAAGGAACAATGCATTAAACAGCAACACAACTGGAGACTTCAGGTCTTTCCAAAATGAGCAGCTTGTTAAAAATCCAAATTGCCAAGGTTCCAATCAAAACAGCCCAGCCTTATTCATTCTCAGTGGTGCTCTACAGAACTCTGCTGAATTTAATTCCATTCTTTCCGAACACAACAGGATAGAGGACAACCACATGCAATTGCCTCCTTCCTCAGCCCAGTTGTTTAGTTCTGCTGATGCCTTGTCTGCTGTCTCCTCTTGTTACGAATCCACAGCCTCCCTCTGCTCAGGGATCCGTACCGAGACTGATTCACAATGCAGCACGCTTGATGGCAGAAACTGCAGCAGTCCTAATTCTCTTCGCAGGGATTCTAACTTCTCAGAGAGCAGTACTAAAAGCTGCAGCACACTAACCACTGACCAGTGGACATATGAAGCATCTCCAAAGGGTGGTCCTATAAGCAACTCAAGTTGCTCCTCACTTGACAGCCATATATACAACAGTCATGACCATTCTCCCAGCAAGACAGATGCAAGCTCATTGTGCTCAGTTGACAATGAAGGGTACTACACCTCCATGCGCATGGACTCTGGTTTGAAGTCGTACAGTCATGGCTGCATCAATAAAGCAGGAAATGTAAGGCACAGTTTGTACGAGTGCAAAGGCCATCACAGCCATAGTAATCATGAAAGTCTGCATAGCAACTGCTCTTTGACTCGCAGCATTTCCCTACGGAAAGCCAAGAAGCCCCCACTCCCTCCCGCGAGGACTGACTCCTTAAGACGCAAACCACAGAGGAAGCCTCATCACAGTGGGAAAGTCCTTAGTGAGCAGCTGATCTCCAGTCTCCAGCAGTCCTTAGAGCTCAACCTGAAAACTCATAGTGCATCCTTCTCTGGACAGGCACCCTGCAATGGGTTCGAAGACCCTTGGGTGCTCCGACCCAGAAGCCAGAGCACTGTAAGTGCAGCAAGCAGTGGAATGTCAGCACCAGCTGCTGTGTGTCCTGTCACACCCACACACAGTGACAGCAGCAGTCAGTGCTCAGACTATGCTAAGTCATGGGACTTTTACATGGATTACTCAGGCACATGGTCGGAACAGGGTCTCTCCTCTCAAAACACAAGATCTGGAAGTGCTGATGAAAATCCAGGAGTCATGAACAACGGATCCTACAACAATAGATTTCCATTGGCCTACTGCAATGGGAGTGGGATTAAGTCAAATCTGGTGTCATCACCTGACAAGGTTCATCACCTGACTTCACCTTCTAGTGGTTATAACACCCCTGCAGGCACCCCAGTTACTTCTCTGATAAGAGCAAAGTCTCCTGCAGGGAGGCCTAAACCAAAAGTGCCAGAAAGAAAGTCCTCTCTGCGGTCTTCTGTGTCTTCTTCCTCTACCTCCCTATCCTCCAACACCTCTGATTCCATTAAGAACATTCCACCTCCACCTCTACCTGACATAACCACTTCTCAGTGTGTGACACCCAGCTTTCCTTCCAGTTCTCTAACAGCAGCCATCATAGACCCAACCCCACCTCTCTATCCTCTCCCTGAGGTGTCCTCTGCCTCTGAAGAAAGACAGAATTCACATTCACACGAAGAGTGTGAAACCCTCCTCAGTGACTCTCTTGATTTCCCCCCTCCCCCATCAAAGGTTTATAAATCTCTGTCTCTTCTTCATCCCAAACCTTCATCATGCATTctacttcctcttcctcctcctcctccaccattACCTGAGATGAGTCTACAAACAACAGCCATTTTGAAAACGGAGAGTTCCTCTAAACCTACAGAGGCTGAGGAGATTGAAAAGGGACTAAACCTCAATCGAACTGGAGAGTCAGAGCCCAAGCTTCAGAGACCCAAAATCACTGCCCAAGCTCTTCAGATGGTGCAGCTACGACCTGTCAAGCtcaagcaaatagaaaatatttttacaacagTTAGTGTTCAGCATTTTGAGGACCAAGCACAAAATGGGTCTCAAACATGCTCAAGGAAATCCAGAGAAAATGAGACTACAGAGCAAACAGTCACTGCCAATTGTGTTAGTCAACCAGAAAATGGAGTGAATACATCTAAATCTTCAGTACAAAATCTCCCTCAAGCATCATCTTGTTATTTACCCCCTGGACAAGATGAATGTATTAATGACACTGAAACTGAGCAGAATGTTCCAGTGCTTGTGCACCTTTCTGACAGTGTTAGCACACATCCTGTTTTAACTTTTCAGGAGATTCCACAGTGCACAGACTCCTCATCTGCATCTCAAGGTACTCACCTGAAACAGAAGCCTCCAATATCACATAAGAAGCCCTATCTTTCCCTAATTATACCACCCATTATGCATCTACCTGTCTCTAATAGACTCAAGCTTCAACAGAGTAATGAAACAGCAGTGACCCCAGAGCCAAGGCCTGTGAATGGTTCATCCTTGACAGAAACTGTTAATTTCCAGGAGATTCCATTAGGCCTTGAGGTAGAGGAAGAGAGTGACTCCGATACATCTACTGTGATTAAAAGCAGAATGTCCATCAGCAGTGAGTTGTCATCAAGCAGTCTGCAAGACTTGCAACTCTCTGATCTCGTTCTTCATGAGAATGACCTTGGGCTGAGTGATAAAGACTTTGGGCTCAGTGATGATAAAAGCCCATCAGATGATGGTTTAAGCAGCAGCACAGGATCCATTAGCtttaaagaggaagaaaatgaggAAAATG TGGCCGAGTTCGACTCGAGCACAGAAAGATCATCTGGCATTGACACTAATGGAGAGGCTGTTGAGGAGATGGTGACGCCTGTTCGTCCTCGTACTACAGGGGACCTCTTTGCTGCCATTCATAG GTCAAAGAGGAAGGTCCTGGGCCGTGGCGACTCTGATGAACACTGCCGTAGCCTCCTCCCTTCCCCACCAGTCACCCCAACTGGCTCCTGCCCTAGCCTACCCTCCTTGCCTCGCCAGGCTGGCTCTATTCAGCGCAACCTGCGGCGGTCATCCACCAGCAATGATAGCTTCAAAGCTCTGCTCCTCAAGAAGGGCAGCCGCTCAGAATCCAGCTTCCGCATGTCAGCTGCTGAGATTCTCAAATGCACTGACCCCCGTTTCCAGAGGGCTAACTCAGAACCTGCGCATCCTGATGGACTGTGCACCTCTCCTCGTAGCAGGAGAGCACATGAAGAATGGGCACGTATTGAGGGTGCCTTGCCTCGTCTCTCCACTGGACTAACAAGCTTAAAATATGGCCGTTCACGCACACCACCCTCCGCAGCCAGCAGCCGCTACAACAGCCGCAGCCGCATTCCCAGTGGGCCGATGACTGCCAtctgtgagagagagggagagatggcAGAGTCTACAGACTGCTGCATCAATGTTGAGAGTCCTTTCACTCTGTCCACATCATCAAGCGGCATAGTCTGTGCTCAAGGCAGCACTTAA